A genomic window from Cupriavidus metallidurans CH34 includes:
- a CDS encoding LysR family transcriptional regulator has protein sequence MELRHLRYFACVGEAEHFGRAAKLLKIAQPALSRQIQDLEAELGVALFDRLPRGVRLNAVGRSFLDDARRILREVNEAKLRVERIAAGQTGTLRVGFGETQAWHGAVPDSLRAFREQHPTVELELHAMASSRQVDAVSSGNLDAGFIFSLTKPPSEFAHRKVARHKLVLAAPKDHPIMSLDSVRLRELRDVPFIWFHRWVYPRFHDRLIRACLRDGALAPQIVQQVTDHATMLSLVSCRLGVAFVSEATRWQCPAGVALRPVDDLNFSLPFYLIWKKNNSSTLLREFLENVWTVTNARDS, from the coding sequence ATGGAACTGAGGCATCTGCGCTATTTCGCGTGCGTTGGCGAGGCGGAGCACTTCGGGAGAGCAGCGAAGCTACTCAAAATCGCGCAGCCAGCGCTTTCGCGGCAGATCCAGGATCTGGAAGCGGAGTTGGGCGTCGCGCTCTTCGATCGCTTGCCGCGCGGGGTACGGCTAAATGCTGTGGGACGCTCATTTCTCGACGACGCTCGTCGTATTCTGCGCGAGGTGAATGAGGCGAAGCTTCGGGTGGAGCGGATCGCCGCCGGTCAAACCGGAACGCTGCGAGTGGGATTCGGTGAAACCCAAGCGTGGCATGGTGCCGTACCTGACTCGCTGCGCGCGTTTCGTGAACAGCACCCGACTGTGGAACTTGAACTCCATGCCATGGCTTCCAGTCGTCAGGTTGATGCGGTCAGCTCGGGAAACCTGGACGCAGGATTCATCTTCAGCTTGACAAAGCCGCCTTCGGAGTTCGCGCATCGAAAGGTCGCCCGGCACAAGCTGGTGCTGGCCGCGCCGAAGGATCATCCCATCATGTCGCTCGACAGCGTGCGATTGCGCGAACTCCGCGATGTTCCCTTTATCTGGTTCCATCGATGGGTCTATCCACGCTTCCATGATCGCTTAATCCGCGCGTGCCTTCGCGACGGGGCTCTGGCGCCACAAATTGTTCAGCAGGTCACAGATCACGCGACGATGCTGAGCTTGGTATCTTGTCGCCTCGGTGTCGCCTTCGTCAGCGAGGCGACGCGGTGGCAGTGCCCGGCGGGAGTGGCCCTTCGCCCTGTCGACGACTTGAACTTTTCGTTACCGTTCTATTTGATCTGGAAGAAAAACAATTCCTCGACACTACTGCGTGAGTTTCTGGAGAACGTCTGGACGGTAACCAATGCGCGTGATAGCTGA
- a CDS encoding helix-turn-helix domain-containing protein: MSEVEQLVATIKRQLKAQGLTYRDVAQALALSEASVKRLFASERLNLDRLAQLATLLGFTLAELTQEAAAALPVLRRLTREQEAQLVLDRKLLLVAVCALNHWSAEEIVAAYQITRAECVERLLVLDRMGLITLLPGDRIRLRVMRDFDWLPDGPIRHFFREEGLNDFLDSPFNAPGQTMEFAHAMLTGPALEQLRLELQRLRARVALLHDESASAPLAQRRGIGMLLATREWEPTGFASLRQRPR; encoded by the coding sequence ATGAGCGAGGTTGAACAACTCGTCGCCACAATCAAGCGCCAGCTCAAGGCGCAAGGGCTGACCTATCGCGATGTCGCGCAAGCACTCGCCCTATCCGAAGCCAGCGTCAAGCGGCTGTTCGCCAGTGAACGGCTGAACCTGGACCGATTAGCCCAGCTCGCCACGCTTCTTGGCTTTACGTTGGCCGAACTGACACAGGAGGCCGCCGCCGCTCTGCCGGTATTGCGGCGGCTTACCCGGGAACAGGAGGCGCAACTGGTGTTAGACCGCAAGCTGCTGCTGGTTGCAGTCTGCGCGTTAAACCACTGGTCGGCGGAAGAGATCGTCGCTGCTTACCAGATCACCCGTGCGGAGTGTGTGGAGCGGCTTCTTGTGCTTGACCGAATGGGTCTGATTACCCTCCTGCCCGGCGACCGGATCCGCCTGCGCGTCATGCGCGATTTTGACTGGCTGCCTGATGGCCCGATTCGTCATTTCTTCAGGGAGGAGGGGCTGAACGACTTTCTCGACAGCCCCTTTAATGCGCCGGGCCAGACCATGGAGTTTGCGCACGCCATGTTGACGGGCCCGGCGCTTGAGCAACTGCGGTTGGAACTGCAACGGCTTCGGGCCCGTGTTGCGCTATTACACGATGAGTCCGCGTCTGCGCCTCTGGCGCAGCGTCGTGGGATCGGCATGCTCCTGGCCACGCGGGAGTGGGAGCCAACCGGATTTGCGAGCTTGCGCCAACGGCCTCGGTAA